One window of Streptomyces sp. FIT100 genomic DNA carries:
- a CDS encoding alpha-N-acetylglucosaminidase, which yields MALTADGRAAAARRAVARLAPSLADAVELRLEELRPQERGADGGEGFSIAPLDGRTDGRADSRTDSRTDSRTDSRVLITGTTTVALVSGFHWYLRHVAGGHLSRTGDTVPAEAPRPDAVIVKSTPYTDRYIYNFTVNGYTSPYWTFAEWERELDLIAAHGINRALVTTGLEQVWVDTFSRFGYTEEEVRDWVCAPSLQPWQHMANIGGIGPAPSPGLMERRVELGRRIVARMRELGIEPVLPGFAGTVPDGFAERVPGARTVPQGTWGPFTRPDWLATDGTHYRQVAAAYYEAQQELFGTARYQAVDLLHEGGTPGDVDPGAAARGVERALRDAFGPDYRWVVQAWGGNPRDDILAAVDRGRLLVLDLGTEHDERWRKDAFQGAPWALGILANVGGREGLYGAVGELLTRVPATLGEPGRGALTGLAVMLEGVQNQTVIQTALSDLVWESGPAGDAETWVAHYAAARYGADDASAREAWRLLLRSAYDSWTDWPSGADSLFNARPSLDAAKASPFAPDRISHDPALVERALLALLAAAPRLGRTGTYLYDLVDIARQVLANRARVLLPRIKAAHEAADAGEFDRLAHAFLDTARLADTVLATRPEFLLETWLRQAERWGTDPRERAALRADAARLVTVWGDRPAADWVEDYANHDWAGLLSTYYVPRWERYFGALSASLRSGAEPVPTDWFAHGAAWARHPPRTADRPAGDPLRAVASVAATLTSGDRT from the coding sequence ATGGCGCTGACCGCGGACGGCCGCGCCGCGGCGGCGCGGCGGGCCGTCGCACGGCTGGCGCCGTCGCTGGCGGACGCGGTGGAGCTGCGCCTGGAGGAGCTTCGTCCGCAGGAGCGCGGCGCGGACGGCGGCGAGGGCTTCTCCATCGCGCCGCTCGACGGCCGGACGGACGGCCGGGCGGACAGCCGGACGGACAGCCGGACGGACAGCCGGACGGACAGCCGAGTGCTGATCACGGGGACGACCACCGTCGCCCTGGTCAGCGGCTTCCACTGGTATCTGCGGCACGTGGCCGGCGGCCACCTCTCCCGCACCGGGGACACCGTGCCCGCCGAGGCGCCCCGGCCGGACGCGGTGATCGTGAAGTCGACCCCGTACACCGACCGGTACATCTACAACTTCACCGTCAACGGCTACACCTCGCCCTACTGGACCTTCGCCGAGTGGGAGCGGGAGCTGGACCTGATCGCCGCCCACGGCATCAACCGGGCGCTGGTGACGACCGGTCTGGAACAGGTCTGGGTGGACACCTTCAGCCGGTTCGGGTACACGGAGGAGGAGGTCCGCGACTGGGTGTGCGCGCCGTCCCTCCAGCCCTGGCAGCACATGGCCAACATCGGCGGCATCGGGCCGGCGCCGTCGCCCGGGCTGATGGAGCGCCGGGTGGAACTCGGCCGGCGGATCGTCGCGCGGATGCGGGAGCTGGGCATCGAGCCGGTGCTGCCGGGGTTCGCGGGCACGGTGCCGGACGGCTTCGCGGAGCGCGTGCCGGGCGCGAGGACCGTTCCGCAGGGGACGTGGGGTCCGTTCACCCGGCCCGACTGGCTGGCGACGGACGGTACGCACTACCGGCAGGTGGCCGCCGCGTACTACGAGGCCCAGCAGGAACTCTTCGGCACCGCCCGGTACCAGGCCGTCGACCTGCTCCACGAGGGCGGCACCCCCGGCGACGTCGATCCGGGCGCCGCCGCCCGGGGCGTGGAGCGGGCCCTGCGGGACGCCTTCGGGCCGGACTACCGCTGGGTCGTGCAGGCGTGGGGCGGCAACCCGCGCGACGACATCCTGGCGGCCGTCGACCGCGGCCGTCTGCTCGTGCTCGACCTCGGCACCGAGCACGACGAGCGCTGGCGCAAGGACGCCTTCCAGGGGGCGCCCTGGGCCCTCGGCATCCTGGCCAACGTGGGCGGCCGGGAGGGCCTGTACGGCGCGGTGGGCGAGCTGCTGACCCGAGTGCCCGCGACGCTCGGGGAGCCCGGCCGGGGCGCGCTGACCGGGCTGGCCGTGATGCTGGAGGGCGTACAGAACCAGACGGTGATCCAGACCGCGCTCTCCGATCTGGTGTGGGAGAGCGGGCCGGCCGGCGACGCGGAGACCTGGGTCGCCCACTACGCCGCCGCGCGCTACGGGGCCGACGACGCGTCCGCCCGCGAGGCATGGCGGCTGCTGCTGCGGTCCGCGTACGACAGCTGGACGGACTGGCCGTCCGGCGCCGACTCCCTCTTCAACGCGCGCCCCTCCCTCGACGCGGCGAAAGCCTCGCCGTTCGCCCCGGACCGCATCAGCCACGACCCGGCCCTGGTGGAGCGGGCGCTGCTCGCCCTGCTGGCCGCCGCGCCCCGGCTGGGCCGTACCGGCACCTACCTGTACGACCTGGTCGACATCGCCCGCCAGGTCCTGGCCAACCGGGCGCGCGTCCTGCTGCCGCGGATCAAGGCGGCCCACGAGGCGGCGGACGCCGGGGAGTTCGACCGGCTGGCACACGCGTTCCTGGACACGGCGCGCCTCGCCGACACCGTGCTCGCCACCCGCCCCGAGTTCCTCCTTGAGACATGGCTCCGGCAGGCCGAGCGGTGGGGCACCGACCCCCGGGAGCGGGCGGCGCTGCGGGCGGACGCGGCGCGCCTGGTCACCGTGTGGGGTGACCGCCCCGCCGCCGACTGGGTCGAGGACTACGCCAACCACGACTGGGCCGGGCTGCTGTCCACGTACTACGTCCCGCGCTGGGAGCGGTACTTCGGCGCCCTGTCCGCGTCCCTGCGCTCGGGTGCGGAGCCTGTCCCGACCGACTGGTTCGCCCATGGCGCGGCCTGGGCACGGCACCCCCCTCGTACGGCCGACCGTCCGGCCGGCGACCCGCTGCGGGCGGTCGCGTCCGTGGCCGCCACCCTCACGTCAGGAGACCGGACATGA
- a CDS encoding extracellular solute-binding protein → MSSGLSRRSVLRSIGIGTALAATGVPLSACSSSGGSGGSLGNVGKDLAPWPAYVPHPDAPRPELASNDKGVQPGFLSYPKELKQSVAEKPGDGSKVTVWTITWGAPPSAKDKHKLWQALNKELGVDLDLKVVPAMEVSQKYAALVAGGELPDIIAVSQNLPNPTELLAAKCQDLTEFLSGDAVKEYPNLAAIPAYAWKAAGRIGGRLYRVPAERSRIGHSYYANQGRLKQAGIWVPKVGGIAADDLTKGLRQITGRNKFAFAADPAGAYGFNSVIPVHGTPNQWALKDGQFLPSMDTDEFKAGLEQMAKWWKAGVYKPQVVQGGTDFQSGVIALNPNSQASFSGLATQIKDGFTLDTLRPFQPSNGGRPGHWFSPGADYFTALKKASKDRIKLMLRILDFLAAPFGTKEWELIQYGVEGTHFERGADGSPVQNEFALNGDNHGTLGLTYLCGPQQVLFLPGSLPGAAETVKRRHAFQTEIAEVGVADPSVGLLSKTFNTKLSELQVVREDAIKAIVAGRKPLSEWDTTVKDWKSKGGDQAAEEYAKEYEAAQKA, encoded by the coding sequence ATGAGTTCTGGCCTCTCCCGCAGATCCGTCCTCCGTTCGATCGGCATCGGCACGGCCCTCGCCGCCACGGGTGTCCCGCTGTCCGCGTGCTCCTCCTCCGGCGGCTCCGGCGGCTCCCTGGGCAACGTGGGCAAGGACCTCGCCCCGTGGCCTGCGTACGTGCCCCACCCGGACGCGCCGAGGCCCGAGCTCGCATCGAACGACAAGGGTGTGCAGCCCGGTTTCCTCTCCTACCCGAAGGAGCTGAAGCAGTCCGTCGCCGAGAAGCCGGGTGACGGCTCCAAGGTGACGGTCTGGACCATCACCTGGGGTGCCCCGCCGAGCGCCAAGGACAAGCACAAGCTGTGGCAGGCGCTGAACAAGGAGCTCGGCGTCGACCTGGACCTCAAGGTCGTGCCCGCCATGGAGGTCTCGCAGAAGTACGCGGCGCTGGTGGCCGGAGGCGAACTGCCCGACATCATCGCCGTCTCGCAGAACCTTCCCAACCCGACCGAGCTGCTCGCCGCCAAGTGCCAGGACCTGACCGAGTTCCTGTCCGGGGACGCCGTCAAGGAATATCCGAACCTGGCCGCCATCCCCGCCTACGCCTGGAAGGCCGCAGGCCGCATCGGCGGCAGGCTGTACCGCGTACCGGCCGAGCGGTCCCGGATCGGCCACTCCTACTACGCCAACCAGGGGCGGCTGAAGCAGGCCGGGATCTGGGTCCCGAAGGTCGGCGGGATCGCCGCCGACGACCTCACGAAGGGACTGCGGCAGATTACGGGCAGGAACAAGTTCGCCTTCGCCGCCGACCCGGCCGGGGCGTACGGCTTCAACTCCGTGATCCCCGTGCACGGAACACCCAACCAGTGGGCGCTCAAAGACGGCCAGTTCCTGCCGTCGATGGACACCGACGAGTTCAAGGCCGGTCTGGAGCAGATGGCCAAGTGGTGGAAGGCCGGCGTCTACAAGCCCCAGGTGGTGCAGGGCGGAACCGACTTCCAGAGCGGCGTCATCGCCCTCAACCCCAACTCGCAGGCATCCTTCTCCGGCCTCGCCACACAGATCAAGGACGGCTTCACGCTCGACACGCTCCGCCCGTTCCAGCCGTCCAACGGCGGCCGGCCCGGCCACTGGTTCTCTCCCGGTGCCGACTACTTCACCGCGCTGAAGAAGGCGTCCAAGGACCGGATCAAGCTGATGCTGCGCATCCTGGACTTCCTGGCCGCTCCGTTCGGCACCAAGGAGTGGGAGCTCATCCAGTACGGCGTGGAGGGCACGCACTTCGAGCGCGGCGCCGACGGCAGCCCGGTGCAGAACGAGTTCGCCCTCAACGGGGACAACCATGGCACCCTCGGCCTGACGTACCTGTGCGGCCCGCAGCAGGTGCTGTTCCTTCCCGGTTCCCTGCCGGGAGCCGCCGAGACGGTCAAGCGCCGCCACGCCTTCCAGACCGAGATCGCCGAGGTCGGCGTCGCCGACCCGTCGGTCGGCCTGCTGTCCAAGACCTTCAACACCAAGCTGTCCGAACTGCAGGTCGTCAGAGAGGACGCGATCAAGGCGATCGTGGCGGGCCGCAAGCCGCTCTCCGAGTGGGACACGACCGTCAAGGACTGGAAGTCCAAGGGCGGCGACCAGGCCGCCGAGGAGTACGCCAAGGAGTACGAGGCCGCCCAGAAGGCCTGA
- a CDS encoding ABC transporter permease, with product MAVSVDDPPTPSKSGKPYGSSAAAPRGGDSARGRSTQSLLSRIRRDRVLLLLMLPGILYFLVFQYLALFGNVIAFKDYMPFIGILDSEWVGFANFQTLFGEAAFWQAALNTVVLSLLQLVFYFPIPLALALLLHSLIQGRARKFVQSVVYLPHFISWVIVVALFQQVLGAGGLLNGLFGGTDGHLIDVFGNPDAFRPLMVVELIWKECGWGTIIFLAALHQVDEGLYEAAALDGAGPWRRFWHVTLPSLRPVIILLLILRLGDILSVGFEQILLQRDIFGADVAEVIDTYVYFHGVRDGNWGVATAAALFKGVIGAVLVFSANKFAHRLGEQGVYR from the coding sequence ATGGCCGTGTCCGTGGACGATCCGCCCACGCCGAGCAAGTCCGGGAAACCGTACGGGTCCTCGGCCGCCGCACCCCGCGGCGGCGACTCCGCGCGGGGCCGCAGCACGCAGAGCCTGCTGTCCCGTATCCGCAGGGACCGGGTCCTGCTCCTGCTGATGCTTCCCGGCATCCTGTACTTCCTGGTCTTCCAGTACCTGGCGCTGTTCGGAAACGTGATCGCGTTCAAGGACTACATGCCGTTCATCGGCATCCTCGACAGCGAGTGGGTGGGATTCGCCAACTTCCAGACCCTGTTCGGTGAGGCGGCCTTCTGGCAGGCCGCGCTGAACACGGTGGTGCTCTCGCTTCTGCAGCTGGTGTTCTACTTCCCGATCCCGCTCGCACTGGCGCTCCTGCTGCACAGCCTGATCCAGGGACGTGCGCGGAAGTTCGTGCAGAGCGTGGTGTACCTGCCGCACTTCATCTCATGGGTGATCGTCGTCGCCCTCTTCCAGCAGGTGCTCGGCGCGGGCGGACTGCTCAACGGACTGTTCGGCGGCACGGACGGCCACCTGATCGACGTCTTCGGCAATCCGGACGCGTTCCGGCCCTTGATGGTCGTCGAGCTGATCTGGAAGGAGTGCGGCTGGGGCACCATCATCTTCCTCGCCGCACTGCACCAGGTGGACGAGGGTCTGTACGAGGCCGCCGCGCTCGACGGAGCCGGGCCCTGGCGCCGCTTCTGGCACGTCACCCTGCCCTCACTGCGTCCGGTGATCATTCTGCTGCTGATCCTGCGCCTCGGTGACATTCTCTCCGTCGGCTTCGAGCAGATCCTGCTCCAGCGCGACATCTTCGGCGCTGACGTCGCCGAGGTCATCGACACCTACGTCTACTTCCACGGCGTCCGGGACGGGAACTGGGGTGTGGCCACAGCAGCCGCCCTGTTCAAGGGCGTGATCGGCGCCGTCCTCGTCTTCTCCGCGAACAAGTTCGCCCACCGGCTGGGCGAGCAGGGGGTGTACCGCTGA
- a CDS encoding carbohydrate ABC transporter permease, translating into MSLALEDKTSAAPERFERPAWKEKPKPITQAAKAVALVVTVLVVVVPFWTVIATSFAPDRQVIANGGYALWPEQWTFAAYGRILEQGQVTTALGVSVGITIAGTLFSLFCTVTLAYALARPGVVGGKPVMIGILFTFLFPAGFIPTFLVVKSLGLYDSYAALILPVLVNAFNLVVMRGFFQGIPNELFESAKIDGAGELRILCTIVLPLSKAVIAVVGLFYAVSYWNSWFNAVLLLGDTNKWPLQALMRTYVIGTTNGNLIDVKGAVEEQMIYAPQTTNMAVVVLATVPILILYPFVQRYFTKGVLTGAIKS; encoded by the coding sequence ATGAGCCTCGCACTCGAGGACAAGACCTCCGCCGCCCCTGAGCGCTTCGAGCGCCCGGCGTGGAAGGAGAAGCCCAAGCCGATCACCCAGGCAGCGAAGGCTGTCGCCCTGGTGGTCACGGTCCTGGTGGTCGTGGTCCCGTTCTGGACGGTGATAGCCACCAGCTTCGCCCCCGACCGGCAAGTGATCGCCAACGGTGGTTACGCCCTGTGGCCGGAGCAGTGGACCTTCGCCGCCTACGGCCGGATCCTCGAACAAGGCCAGGTCACCACTGCCCTGGGCGTCTCCGTCGGGATCACGATCGCGGGCACGCTGTTCAGTCTGTTCTGCACGGTGACGCTGGCCTATGCCCTCGCCCGGCCCGGTGTGGTGGGCGGCAAGCCGGTCATGATCGGCATCCTGTTCACCTTCCTCTTCCCGGCAGGCTTCATTCCCACCTTCCTGGTGGTCAAGAGCCTGGGGCTGTACGACAGCTACGCGGCGCTGATCCTCCCTGTGCTGGTCAACGCCTTCAACCTCGTCGTCATGCGCGGCTTCTTCCAGGGCATCCCGAACGAGCTCTTCGAGTCGGCCAAGATCGACGGCGCCGGCGAGCTGCGCATCCTCTGCACGATCGTCCTGCCGTTGTCCAAGGCGGTCATCGCGGTCGTCGGCCTGTTCTACGCCGTCAGCTACTGGAACAGCTGGTTCAACGCCGTGCTGCTCCTCGGCGACACCAACAAGTGGCCGCTTCAGGCGCTGATGCGCACCTACGTCATCGGCACCACCAACGGCAATCTGATCGACGTCAAGGGTGCGGTGGAAGAACAGATGATCTACGCACCCCAGACCACGAACATGGCCGTGGTGGTGCTGGCGACGGTGCCGATCCTGATCCTGTACCCCTTCGTTCAGCGCTACTTCACCAAGGGTGTCCTCACCGGGGCCATCAAGAGCTGA
- a CDS encoding hydroxyacid dehydrogenase, whose translation MDPAMEPRLLTGRTRAELHRVADPVPALVVDDFSRPAAAAALRETEVLFTGWGCPRIDEAVLAAAPRLRAVVHAAGSVRGHITDACWDRGIAVSSAAAVNALPVAEYTVATVLLSNKRVLEAREEYRTHRGEKRNWRAEFPAVGNYRRTVGIVGASTIGRRVIELLRPYDLDVLVHDPFLGPAEATALGVRKRELDELCRACDVVSIHAPELPGTRRMIDRRRLGLMRDGATLINTARGSLVDQDALTDELVAGRLRAVIDVTEPEVLPAGSPLYDLPNVLLTPHFAGSFGNELHRMADCAVAELGRYAAGLAFAHPVLRERLDRSA comes from the coding sequence ATGGACCCCGCCATGGAGCCGCGGCTGCTCACCGGCCGCACCCGCGCCGAACTCCACCGCGTCGCCGATCCGGTGCCGGCCCTCGTCGTCGACGACTTCTCCCGGCCGGCAGCGGCCGCGGCGCTGCGCGAGACCGAGGTGCTGTTCACCGGCTGGGGCTGCCCGCGCATCGACGAAGCGGTGCTCGCCGCCGCACCGCGGCTGCGCGCGGTGGTCCACGCCGCCGGCTCCGTACGCGGGCACATCACCGACGCCTGCTGGGACCGCGGCATCGCCGTCTCGTCGGCCGCGGCGGTCAACGCCCTCCCGGTCGCCGAATACACCGTCGCCACCGTCCTGCTCTCCAACAAGCGGGTACTGGAGGCCCGCGAGGAGTACCGCACGCACCGCGGGGAGAAGCGCAACTGGCGTGCGGAGTTCCCCGCAGTCGGCAACTACCGCCGCACCGTCGGGATCGTCGGCGCCTCCACCATCGGCCGCCGCGTCATCGAACTGCTGCGCCCCTACGACCTGGACGTCCTCGTCCACGACCCGTTCCTCGGTCCGGCCGAGGCCACCGCCCTGGGCGTGCGCAAGCGGGAACTCGACGAACTGTGCCGCGCCTGCGACGTGGTGAGCATCCACGCCCCCGAACTGCCCGGGACCCGGCGGATGATCGACCGGCGCAGGCTCGGGCTGATGCGGGACGGCGCCACGCTGATCAACACCGCGCGCGGCTCCCTCGTCGACCAGGACGCGCTCACCGACGAACTGGTGGCGGGCAGGCTCCGGGCGGTCATCGATGTGACCGAGCCCGAGGTCCTGCCCGCCGGATCACCGCTGTACGACCTGCCCAACGTTCTGCTCACCCCCCACTTCGCCGGTTCGTTCGGGAACGAACTGCACCGCATGGCGGACTGCGCCGTCGCCGAACTCGGCCGTTACGCCGCCGGGCTGGCCTTTGCCCATCCGGTGCTGCGCGAGCGCCTCGACCGCAGCGCCTGA
- a CDS encoding substrate-binding domain-containing protein: MRFTMEERHQRIIELVRSCGTVRLVELADHLDISTVTARRDVDTLAGRGIVDRARGVVSWPDAPSPAERLQHAERGVPDTTAAPATSASGPVLGMVVPSTRHYFEQVVRGAGEAAAAAGGRLVLGFSGYSQSPDFQIGRMLDSGVEGLLLTPNWPTGVSGQDSPGLEFGVPVVLVERRGAPGTGAARLDRVCTDHAAGAGLAVERLAGLGHERIALVAGDSPTRVQVMAGFDTALRTLGLARPPVAAIEFHAEDPDPARQEASVDRLADAVREREVTAVLVISDTDAILLLQLLRDRGVEVPRDLALVAYDDEVAALSELPLTAVAPPKYAVGQAAVRLLQQRVRERAFADAVAPSPRQHLDLLPELRVRASCGARLETL, from the coding sequence GTGCGGTTCACGATGGAAGAGCGCCATCAGCGGATCATCGAGCTCGTGAGGTCCTGCGGGACGGTCCGGCTGGTCGAACTCGCCGACCATCTGGACATCTCCACCGTGACGGCGCGCCGAGACGTCGACACCCTCGCGGGCCGGGGCATCGTCGACCGGGCGAGAGGCGTCGTGTCCTGGCCCGACGCCCCCTCCCCCGCCGAGCGCCTGCAGCACGCCGAGCGCGGGGTGCCCGACACGACAGCCGCCCCCGCCACCTCCGCCTCCGGCCCGGTGCTCGGCATGGTCGTGCCCAGCACCCGGCACTACTTCGAGCAGGTCGTCCGCGGCGCAGGGGAGGCCGCCGCGGCCGCCGGCGGCCGGCTCGTACTCGGCTTCTCCGGCTACTCCCAGAGTCCCGACTTCCAGATCGGCCGGATGCTGGACAGCGGTGTCGAAGGGCTGCTGCTCACCCCCAACTGGCCGACCGGCGTGAGCGGACAGGACTCCCCCGGCCTGGAGTTCGGCGTCCCCGTCGTCCTCGTCGAACGCCGGGGCGCACCCGGCACCGGCGCCGCCCGGCTCGACCGGGTCTGCACCGACCACGCCGCCGGGGCCGGCCTCGCGGTGGAACGACTGGCAGGGCTCGGCCACGAGCGCATCGCCCTGGTGGCCGGCGACAGCCCGACCCGGGTGCAGGTGATGGCGGGCTTCGACACCGCGTTGCGCACACTCGGTCTGGCCCGGCCCCCGGTGGCGGCCATCGAGTTCCACGCCGAGGACCCCGATCCGGCCCGCCAGGAGGCGTCGGTCGACCGACTGGCCGACGCGGTGCGCGAGCGCGAGGTCACCGCCGTGCTTGTGATCAGCGACACCGACGCGATCCTCCTGCTCCAGTTGCTGCGCGACCGGGGCGTCGAAGTCCCCCGGGATCTCGCCCTGGTCGCCTACGACGACGAGGTGGCCGCCCTCTCGGAGCTCCCGCTGACGGCGGTGGCCCCGCCCAAGTACGCCGTGGGGCAGGCGGCGGTGCGTCTGCTCCAACAGCGGGTCCGCGAGCGGGCGTTCGCGGATGCCGTCGCTCCGTCGCCGCGCCAGCACCTGGACCTGCTGCCCGAGTTGCGGGTGCGCGCCTCCTGCGGCGCCCGGCTTGAAACTTTGTAA
- a CDS encoding polysaccharide lyase, whose amino-acid sequence MATPAHASLIWNGDASGSTGVFAGVLCDSPNYVYIPDWGDGRGDIFGFVNKAGGTRCEAHSVRVGGSEYAFTGGRAYWWGWESMTSTGNAATVFQWKSNGTGEQHQQNYPVIMMVLENQLRVWYVAPGEQWIHVGSGAWTPGAWHKIKLGISAQSSTSGSFQVYLDGNLIVDRNNARTWDDLGNKPRWGVYDSNVADTDQVNWINDLKMGTTSGDV is encoded by the coding sequence GTGGCCACTCCCGCGCACGCCTCGCTGATCTGGAACGGCGACGCGTCCGGAAGCACCGGGGTGTTCGCCGGGGTCCTGTGCGACTCCCCGAACTACGTCTACATCCCCGACTGGGGCGACGGCCGCGGCGACATCTTCGGCTTCGTCAACAAGGCGGGCGGTACGCGCTGCGAGGCGCACAGCGTCCGCGTCGGCGGTTCGGAGTACGCCTTCACGGGCGGCAGGGCCTACTGGTGGGGCTGGGAGTCCATGACCAGTACCGGAAACGCCGCGACCGTCTTCCAGTGGAAGTCGAACGGCACCGGCGAGCAGCACCAGCAGAACTACCCGGTGATCATGATGGTCCTGGAGAACCAGCTCCGCGTCTGGTACGTGGCGCCCGGTGAGCAGTGGATCCACGTCGGCAGCGGCGCCTGGACACCGGGGGCCTGGCACAAGATCAAGCTGGGCATCAGCGCGCAGTCCTCGACGAGCGGTTCGTTCCAGGTGTACCTGGACGGCAATCTGATCGTCGATCGGAATAACGCGCGCACCTGGGACGACCTGGGCAACAAGCCCCGCTGGGGCGTGTACGACTCCAACGTCGCCGACACCGACCAGGTCAACTGGATCAACGATCTGAAGATGGGCACCACCAGCGGCGACGTCTAG
- a CDS encoding glycoside hydrolase family 16 protein: MKRRRHTAVAAAAVLALAALLPESALADARADARAGVRAGVRVGVRAAGVDPNTPAGVRPNGGSSHAALVFSDEFLGTSLDTAKWTAVDAKRRDGQYFDSWWKPSNVRVNPNPDSVNGGNLWISLSKLSGTEYATGEIESRGKFDFTYDTVEWRAQMPPNHDLFGALWMMPPGGINGVDGTARDGGEYDVIESTSASDTYGNTVHYDGYGADHKASAVSVNAPGLHSGYHTYTVEWRPDRIIYRYDGTVVRTITDPNLVSQVSLFPVISSESAEWAAGSIHDAPLDHRSNMYVDYIRVWQ, translated from the coding sequence ATGAAGCGCCGTCGTCACACCGCCGTGGCCGCCGCCGCGGTTCTCGCCCTCGCGGCCCTGCTCCCCGAGTCCGCGCTCGCCGACGCCCGGGCCGACGCCCGGGCCGGCGTGCGGGCCGGCGTGCGGGTCGGCGTGCGCGCCGCGGGGGTCGATCCCAACACCCCCGCGGGCGTGCGCCCCAACGGGGGCAGCTCGCACGCGGCGCTCGTCTTCAGCGACGAGTTCCTCGGCACGTCCCTCGACACCGCCAAGTGGACCGCCGTGGACGCGAAGCGCCGCGACGGCCAGTACTTCGACAGCTGGTGGAAGCCGTCGAACGTCAGGGTCAACCCGAACCCGGACTCCGTCAACGGCGGCAACCTCTGGATCTCGCTGTCGAAGCTGAGCGGGACCGAGTACGCGACCGGCGAGATCGAGAGCCGCGGGAAGTTCGACTTCACGTACGACACCGTCGAGTGGCGGGCGCAGATGCCGCCGAACCACGACCTCTTCGGCGCGCTGTGGATGATGCCGCCGGGCGGGATCAACGGCGTGGACGGGACGGCCCGCGACGGCGGCGAGTACGACGTCATCGAGAGCACGTCGGCGTCGGACACGTACGGCAACACCGTCCACTACGACGGCTACGGCGCCGACCACAAGGCGTCGGCCGTCTCCGTCAACGCTCCCGGCCTGCACAGTGGTTACCACACCTACACCGTCGAGTGGCGCCCGGACCGGATCATCTACCGCTACGACGGCACGGTTGTACGCACCATCACCGACCCGAACCTGGTCAGCCAGGTGTCCCTGTTCCCCGTGATCTCCAGCGAGTCGGCGGAGTGGGCCGCCGGTTCGATCCACGACGCACCGCTCGACCACCGCTCGAACATGTACGTCGACTACATCCGCGTCTGGCAGTAG